A window of the Cannabis sativa cultivar Pink pepper isolate KNU-18-1 chromosome X, ASM2916894v1, whole genome shotgun sequence genome harbors these coding sequences:
- the LOC115721452 gene encoding protein PHOSPHATE-INDUCED 1 — protein MASFASETLTFIFFISLLHLGSSGRILSDESDQTQQPLPFQYHNGPLLFGKISINLIWYGNFKPTQRAIVSDFITSLTSSSKTNTDQPSVNTWWKTIESYQYHHKLSNSVSLGSQFIDENYSLGKSLTSQQIVGLSSKGGQKDAINVVLTAADVAVEGFCSSKCGTHGVSSGSGPGSKRSKFGYIWVGNSESQCPGQCAWPFHQPIYGPQTQPLIAPNNDVGLDGMIINVASLLAGTVTNPFGNGYFQGPKEAPLEAASACSGTFGKGAYPGYPGQLLVDPTTGASYNAHGDNGRKYLLPALFDPSTSTCSTLV, from the coding sequence ATGGCATCTTTCGCCTCAGAAACTCTCactttcatcttcttcatctctCTACTCCATTTGGGTTCATCGGGGAGGATTCTTTCCGACGAGTCTGACCAAACCCAACAGCCTCTTCCCTTTCAATACCATAATGGCCCTCTTCTGTTTGGAAAAATCTCCATTAACTTAATATGGTACGGAAACTTCAAACCAACCCAACGAGCCATTGTCTCCGACTTCATTACCTCCCTCACTTCATCTTCTAAAACCAACACAGACCAACCATCAGTCAACACGTGGTGGAAGACCATCGAAAGCTACCAATACCACCACAAGCTGAGCAACTCCGTCTCGTTAGGATCCCAGTTCATCGACGAGAACTACTCCCTGGGGAAATCGTTGACCAGTCAACAAATAGTGGGACTCTCCAGCAAGGGCGGCCAAAAGGACGCCATCAACGTTGTTCTGACTGCGGCTGATGTGGCGGTGGAAGGGTTCTGCTCTAGTAAGTGTGGGACACACGGTGTGTCATCTGGGTCGGGACCAGGTAGTAAGAGGTCCAAGTTCGGTTACATATGGGTGGGAAACTCGGAGAGTCAGTGCCCAGGTCAATGCGCATGGCCTTTCCACCAGCCAATTTACGGACCACAAACACAGCCACTGATTGCCCCAAACAACGACGTGGGTTTGGACGGAATGATCATCAACGTGGCTAGCCTTTTGGCTGGAACCGTAACGAACCCGTTCGGAAATGGGTACTTCCAAGGGCCGAAGGAGGCTCCACTTGAGGCGGCTTCGGCTTGTAGCGGTACTTTTGGGAAGGGGGCGTATCCTGGATACCCTGGTCAACTCTTGGTTGACCCCACCACTGGTGCAAGCTACAATGCTCACGGTGACAATGGCAGGAAATACTTGCTTCCTGCTCTGTTTGACCCTTCCACCTCCACTTGTTCTACCTTGGTTTGA